In Deltaproteobacteria bacterium HGW-Deltaproteobacteria-18, a single genomic region encodes these proteins:
- a CDS encoding response regulator receiver protein has product MKSEHAMEEVHFADETPPLKSESEGMWKVMIVDDDDFVHKVTELTLGDYHYQNAPVRYLHAYSGAEARALLREHPDTAVILLDVVMETENAGLEFARHVRKEANNSFVRIILRTGQPGQAPERKVITEYDINDYKHKAELSEQRLFTAITAAIRSYRDLRTIELGRLGLQEIICASAALFSASSLPDFFVLALEHILRTGRCAGLCCRENGLVALRCDEQFEILESRGLSAGLDHIPVARLLELHDRVGREGRVLVLDQEFAARFFNSHTDQDFFFYVSFGRPLNETEQGLLHILGGNIAVALNNLFLTEEIVATQREVVLTLGEVVETRSKETAHHVKRVAEYSYVLAVKAGLSEERAHLLRMASPMHDVGKIGIPDSILFKPGKLTDEEFSIIKTHTVIGHSILKGSPRRIMRTAATIALQHHEHWDGGGYPHGLAEDETHIFGRITALADVFDALSCDRVYKKAWPLSDVLDYLREKRGRQFDPFLVDIFLENLDEMLAIRATYPD; this is encoded by the coding sequence ATGAAAAGCGAGCATGCGATGGAAGAAGTTCATTTTGCAGACGAAACTCCTCCCCTGAAGTCCGAGAGCGAAGGGATGTGGAAGGTCATGATCGTGGATGACGACGACTTCGTGCACAAGGTCACGGAGCTGACCCTTGGAGACTATCACTACCAGAACGCCCCCGTGCGCTATCTGCACGCCTATTCCGGCGCCGAGGCGCGGGCGCTCCTGCGGGAACATCCGGACACGGCCGTGATTCTGCTGGACGTGGTCATGGAGACGGAAAACGCCGGGCTGGAGTTTGCCCGGCACGTGCGCAAGGAGGCGAACAACTCCTTCGTGCGCATCATCCTGCGTACGGGCCAGCCGGGACAGGCCCCCGAACGCAAGGTCATCACCGAATACGACATCAACGATTACAAGCACAAGGCGGAGTTGAGCGAGCAACGCCTGTTCACGGCCATCACCGCGGCCATCCGCTCCTACCGGGATCTGCGCACCATTGAGCTTGGCCGCCTGGGATTGCAGGAGATCATCTGCGCCTCGGCGGCCCTGTTCTCGGCCAGTTCGCTGCCAGACTTCTTTGTCCTCGCGCTGGAGCATATCCTGCGTACCGGGCGCTGCGCCGGGCTATGCTGCCGGGAGAACGGCCTGGTGGCGCTGCGCTGCGACGAGCAGTTCGAAATCCTGGAGTCGCGCGGGCTGAGTGCCGGTCTCGACCACATCCCCGTTGCGCGCTTGCTGGAGCTGCACGATCGCGTGGGCAGGGAAGGGCGGGTGCTGGTGCTCGATCAGGAGTTTGCGGCCAGATTTTTCAATTCGCACACGGACCAGGACTTTTTTTTCTATGTCTCCTTTGGCCGTCCCTTGAATGAGACCGAGCAGGGCCTTTTGCACATTCTGGGCGGCAACATCGCCGTGGCCCTCAATAACCTTTTCCTGACCGAAGAGATCGTGGCCACGCAGCGCGAGGTTGTGCTCACCCTCGGCGAAGTGGTCGAGACCCGCTCCAAGGAGACGGCCCATCACGTCAAGCGCGTGGCCGAATATTCCTATGTTCTGGCGGTCAAGGCCGGGCTCTCGGAAGAGCGGGCGCATCTTCTGCGCATGGCCTCGCCCATGCACGACGTGGGCAAGATCGGCATTCCCGACTCCATCCTCTTCAAGCCCGGCAAGCTCACCGACGAGGAGTTTTCCATCATCAAGACGCACACGGTCATCGGTCACTCCATCCTGAAGGGCTCGCCGCGTCGCATCATGCGCACCGCCGCGACCATCGCCCTGCAGCATCACGAGCACTGGGACGGGGGCGGCTATCCGCACGGGCTGGCTGAGGACGAGACGCATATTTTCGGGCGCATCACGGCGCTGGCCGATGTCTTCGACGCACTCTCCTGCGACCGGGTTTACAAGAAGGCCTGGCCGCTGAGCGATGTCCTGGACTACCTGCGGGAGAAGAGGGGGCGGCAGTTCGATCCGTTCCTGGTGGACATTTTTCTGGAGAATCTGGACGAGATGCTGGCCATTCGTGCCACCTATCCGGACTAG
- a CDS encoding response regulator receiver protein has protein sequence MTDHELREDIVFAAEEDTGASRFERKAWKLLIVDDEEDVHSITRMVLDGFEFEGARLEFLSAYSADEGRQVMAQNPDIAVMLLDVVMETPHAGLDLARQVREELDNQLVRIILRTGQPGQAPERQVIINYDINDYKSKSELTAQKLFTAVTTGIRSYRDLRAIESSRQGLEDIIAASADLFQADSLELFARGVLTQMTSLLHLEDSSMYLGDASGFAARDRLDDFIIIAGTGDFSNLESRLASEVLDAEEMDLIRRAASADQCFFSQTSYAGCFGMTSGTRHVLFLRVLRELTPLEQDLVQVFAANVTVAFENLQLNQEIAQTHREVIFTLGEVVENRALSGGMHVRRVAEMAWLLGRHAGLSVDDCDLLRLAIPMHDVGKVAIPDSVLLKAGPLDEAERGVMEQHPRLGFDILNRSGNHIMQTAARVALEHQEAWDGSGYPSGLAGESIHIFSRIARVVDVLDSLLSARVYKEAWSVSDALAYMQDQRARIFDPALIDTLFAHRDEFLALRDNIILQSQDIEMPPTKKKP, from the coding sequence ATGACCGATCACGAACTGCGCGAAGACATCGTGTTTGCCGCCGAAGAAGACACGGGCGCGTCCCGATTTGAACGCAAGGCCTGGAAACTTCTGATCGTGGATGACGAAGAGGATGTGCACAGCATCACGCGCATGGTCCTTGACGGGTTCGAGTTCGAGGGCGCACGTCTTGAATTTCTGAGCGCTTACAGCGCTGATGAAGGCAGACAGGTCATGGCCCAAAATCCCGACATCGCGGTCATGCTTCTCGATGTGGTCATGGAAACGCCCCATGCGGGTCTCGATCTGGCCCGGCAGGTGCGCGAGGAGCTGGACAACCAGTTGGTGCGAATCATCCTGCGGACGGGGCAGCCCGGGCAGGCCCCGGAACGCCAGGTCATCATCAATTACGACATCAACGACTACAAGAGCAAATCCGAACTCACGGCCCAGAAACTTTTCACCGCCGTGACCACAGGCATCCGCTCATACCGTGATCTGCGGGCCATCGAATCCAGCCGTCAAGGACTCGAAGACATCATCGCCGCCTCGGCCGACCTGTTTCAGGCCGACAGCCTGGAGCTTTTTGCACGCGGGGTGCTGACCCAGATGACCTCGCTCCTGCATCTGGAGGACAGCTCCATGTATCTGGGCGATGCCTCGGGGTTCGCAGCCCGTGACAGGCTCGACGATTTCATCATCATTGCGGGCACCGGAGATTTTTCAAACCTTGAGTCCCGACTTGCGAGCGAAGTGCTCGATGCGGAGGAGATGGACCTGATCCGCCGGGCCGCGAGCGCGGACCAGTGTTTTTTCAGCCAGACCAGCTACGCGGGTTGCTTCGGCATGACCAGCGGGACCCGGCACGTGCTTTTCCTGCGCGTACTGCGCGAACTTACGCCTCTGGAACAGGATCTGGTGCAGGTTTTCGCCGCCAACGTGACCGTGGCCTTCGAGAACCTGCAGCTCAACCAGGAGATCGCACAGACGCACCGGGAGGTAATTTTTACCCTTGGCGAGGTTGTGGAGAATCGGGCCCTGTCCGGCGGAATGCACGTGCGCCGGGTGGCGGAGATGGCCTGGCTGCTGGGGCGTCACGCGGGGTTGTCCGTGGATGACTGCGATCTGCTGCGTTTGGCCATACCCATGCACGACGTGGGCAAGGTGGCCATTCCCGACAGCGTGCTCCTCAAGGCCGGCCCCCTGGACGAGGCCGAACGTGGGGTCATGGAGCAGCATCCGCGTCTGGGTTTCGACATTCTGAACAGATCCGGCAACCACATCATGCAGACTGCGGCCCGCGTTGCCCTCGAACACCAGGAGGCCTGGGACGGCAGCGGCTACCCGAGCGGCCTTGCGGGGGAGAGCATCCACATCTTCAGCCGCATCGCGCGGGTGGTCGATGTTCTGGACAGCCTGCTCAGCGCGCGCGTCTACAAGGAGGCCTGGAGCGTGTCCGACGCCCTGGCGTATATGCAGGACCAGCGCGCGCGCATCTTCGATCCGGCCCTGATCGACACCCTGTTTGCGCACAGGGACGAGTTTCTGGCCCTGCGGGATAATATTATCCTGCAGAGTCAGGATATTGAAATGCCTCCGACAAAAAAAAAGCCTTGA
- a CDS encoding B12-binding domain-containing radical SAM protein: protein MYDIVLATLSARYIHPSIGLRYLHANLRELAPRAVIEEFTISEQLLDIAEKILAHRPRIIGLGVYIWNGKECEQLVRILKSLAPEVLLVLGGPEVSHFPHRLDFSLADHVICGEGEEQFHKLCCAHLTGGNESPRIIAASPADPDSLVMPYSLYTDEDIAHRVIYVEASRGCPFSCEFCLSSIDKLVRYFDPDRFLRELATLWERGARNFKFIDRTFNLSMQRVGPILDFFLGQKPPFLVHFEVVPEHFPADLRERLAQFPPGTLQLEVGIQTLNAAVAASINRRLDMDRITDNLRFLEEETNAHLHVDLIIGLPGESVDSFGRNLNRLAGLTRAEIQLGVLKKLSGTTLGRHDAVHGMTYLPYPPYEILANNLIDFAAMQDLKRMARFWDLLHNSGNFQGSVRLLWPDQDVHAGFLRFSKWLYGATLSTWQIALKRLAELLFAYLTEELGLSGEEAANAIAADLLKVKGRPLPMVISENMTIHPGSLTARTTQSPGKRQARHLE from the coding sequence ATGTACGATATCGTTCTCGCCACACTCAGTGCCCGCTATATCCACCCCAGCATCGGACTGCGCTACCTGCATGCCAATCTGCGTGAGCTTGCGCCCCGGGCCGTAATCGAAGAATTCACCATTTCGGAACAGCTGCTCGATATTGCTGAAAAAATCCTTGCGCACCGCCCCAGGATCATCGGCCTTGGCGTCTACATCTGGAACGGGAAGGAGTGCGAACAGCTGGTGCGCATCCTGAAATCCCTTGCGCCCGAGGTGCTGCTTGTTCTTGGCGGACCGGAGGTCAGCCATTTTCCGCACCGGCTCGATTTCTCCCTGGCCGACCACGTGATCTGCGGCGAAGGGGAGGAACAGTTTCATAAGCTCTGCTGCGCGCATCTGACCGGCGGCAACGAGTCGCCCCGCATCATTGCGGCAAGTCCAGCCGACCCGGACAGCCTTGTCATGCCCTACTCCCTGTACACCGACGAGGACATTGCCCACCGGGTCATTTATGTTGAAGCGTCAAGGGGATGCCCCTTTTCCTGCGAATTCTGCCTGTCCTCCATCGACAAACTGGTCCGCTATTTCGATCCGGACCGGTTCCTGCGCGAACTGGCCACGCTGTGGGAACGGGGGGCGCGCAACTTCAAGTTCATCGACCGCACGTTCAACCTGAGCATGCAGCGGGTCGGACCGATCCTGGATTTTTTCCTGGGCCAGAAGCCGCCGTTTTTGGTCCATTTTGAAGTCGTGCCCGAGCATTTCCCGGCCGACCTGCGGGAGAGGCTCGCTCAGTTTCCTCCGGGCACCCTGCAGCTGGAAGTCGGCATCCAGACCCTGAATGCGGCTGTGGCCGCGTCCATTAACCGGCGGCTGGACATGGACAGGATCACCGACAACCTGCGCTTTCTGGAAGAAGAGACCAATGCCCACCTGCACGTGGACCTGATCATCGGGCTGCCGGGCGAAAGCGTGGACAGCTTCGGCCGCAACCTGAACCGCCTGGCCGGCCTGACCAGGGCGGAAATCCAGCTGGGCGTCCTGAAAAAACTGTCCGGCACTACCCTCGGCAGGCACGATGCCGTGCACGGGATGACCTATCTGCCCTATCCGCCGTACGAGATACTGGCCAACAATCTGATTGATTTTGCAGCCATGCAGGACTTGAAGCGCATGGCCCGGTTCTGGGACCTGCTCCACAACAGCGGCAATTTCCAGGGCAGCGTGCGCCTGCTGTGGCCGGACCAGGATGTCCATGCCGGATTTCTGCGCTTCTCGAAATGGCTCTACGGCGCGACCCTGTCCACCTGGCAGATTGCCCTGAAACGCCTGGCGGAGCTACTTTTTGCCTACCTGACCGAGGAGCTTGGCCTGTCCGGAGAGGAGGCGGCCAACGCCATTGCAGCCGACCTTCTCAAGGTCAAAGGCCGGCCGCTACCCATGGTGATCTCGGAAAACATGACCATTCATCCCGGCTCCCTGACGGCCAGAACTACGCAGAGCCCCGGAAAGAGGCAGGCCAGACATCTGGAGTGA